One genomic window of Candidatus Neomarinimicrobiota bacterium includes the following:
- a CDS encoding pyridoxal-dependent decarboxylase, whose protein sequence is MATEKSFHMTGEEFRRSGRIVLDWIADYLQRVELFPVQSQLEPGQVRSALPMEPPLKGEAFEAILNDVEDIILPGLTHWQSPNFFAFFPANSSGPAVLGELLSAGLGVQGMLWATSPACTELETHVLDWLVDMLGLPGKFKSTSAGGGVIQDTASSATLCALLAARERVTNFSSNQAGYKGGLVAYASTQAHSSVEKAVKIAGLGKDNLRIIEVDERFAMQPDLLAEQIRQDREAGLIPCFVCATVGTTSSNAIDPLVEIGRICREENIWLHVDAAMSGTAAICPEFRHIHDGIEFADSYCFNPHKWMFTNFDCDCFYVAERRTLIETLSILPEYLRNIATESGAVIDYRDWQVPLGRRFRSLKLWFVIRHYGIEGLRHHIRRHVQLAQEFASWVESDERFELAVPPPLNLVCFRHRGGDETSQILLDNLNRGGEIYLTHTRLNGQLTLRFCVGQTHTEARHVQQAWQRIQEGARELESE, encoded by the coding sequence ATGGCTACAGAAAAAAGCTTTCATATGACCGGGGAGGAGTTTCGGCGCAGCGGGAGGATTGTGCTGGACTGGATCGCCGATTACCTCCAACGCGTAGAATTGTTTCCGGTACAGTCGCAGTTAGAGCCCGGTCAGGTTCGATCCGCACTACCTATGGAACCGCCTCTCAAGGGGGAAGCCTTCGAGGCTATTCTCAACGACGTGGAAGATATTATTCTTCCCGGACTGACTCATTGGCAGTCGCCTAATTTCTTTGCCTTTTTCCCGGCTAACTCATCGGGCCCGGCCGTTTTGGGAGAGCTGTTATCGGCTGGTTTAGGGGTTCAGGGGATGTTGTGGGCTACCAGCCCGGCCTGCACGGAGCTGGAGACGCACGTGCTGGATTGGCTGGTTGATATGCTCGGACTGCCGGGGAAGTTCAAATCGACGAGTGCTGGCGGTGGTGTTATTCAGGACACCGCATCGAGCGCTACCCTGTGCGCCCTCCTGGCGGCTCGCGAGCGGGTGACCAACTTCAGCAGCAATCAAGCGGGGTATAAAGGGGGTCTCGTAGCCTATGCTTCCACTCAAGCCCACTCGTCCGTAGAGAAGGCAGTCAAAATTGCCGGTCTGGGTAAAGATAATCTCCGGATCATCGAAGTGGACGAGCGCTTCGCTATGCAGCCGGACCTTTTAGCAGAGCAAATCAGGCAGGACCGGGAAGCCGGCTTGATACCCTGCTTCGTCTGCGCCACCGTGGGAACTACATCCTCCAATGCCATTGATCCCCTGGTGGAAATTGGCCGGATCTGCCGTGAGGAGAATATATGGCTGCATGTCGATGCAGCGATGTCCGGCACGGCGGCAATCTGTCCCGAGTTCCGGCATATCCACGACGGCATCGAGTTCGCTGACAGTTACTGCTTCAATCCCCACAAATGGATGTTTACCAATTTTGACTGTGATTGCTTTTACGTGGCCGAGCGGAGGACTCTGATCGAGACTCTCAGCATTCTGCCCGAATATTTGCGCAATATCGCTACGGAATCAGGGGCCGTGATCGACTATCGCGACTGGCAGGTTCCGCTCGGGCGCCGTTTTCGATCCTTAAAACTGTGGTTTGTAATCCGTCATTATGGGATCGAAGGGCTGCGCCATCATATTCGCCGTCATGTTCAACTGGCCCAGGAGTTCGCATCCTGGGTTGAAAGCGATGAGCGGTTTGAACTTGCAGTCCCGCCTCCGTTGAACCTGGTCTGTTTTCGTCACCGGGGCGGGGACGAAACTAGCCAGATATTATTGGATAACCTGAATCGGGGGGGAGAGATCTACCTCACTCATACCCGCTTGAATGGCCAGCTCACACTTCGGTTTTGTGTCGGCCAGACCCATACTGAGGCCCGCCACGTTCAGCAGGCCTGGCAACGGATTCAGGAGGGAGCGAGGGAGCTGGAGTCGGAATAG